The Nitrospira tepida genome includes a window with the following:
- a CDS encoding AAA family ATPase, with product MATSADRTRIVEGVTLHLAQPLLREQQWIGEREILKQLLACWLVVDARDLPLSPRLTGPPGIGKTTLAMSAAKERKQQVYVYQCTADTRPEDLLVTPVLAESGAIAYHASPLVTAMLTGSVCVLDEGNRMNEKSWASLAPLLDHRRCVESIVAGILIPAHDDFRCCVTMNEDASTYEVPDYILSRLQPTLRLGFPRRDDELAILRYHLPFAPAELLAMTVDFLQQAHQLNLDYSVRDGIHLLQYAIKRLAQDPGHPLSKDEAWSEALVMVLGEEARDLEGQAKRRHRALGAQPLPRGMGDFFFESDDPLHPDR from the coding sequence ATGGCCACATCAGCCGACCGCACAAGAATCGTGGAGGGCGTGACCCTTCATCTGGCCCAGCCACTGCTCCGCGAGCAACAGTGGATCGGCGAGCGGGAGATCCTGAAGCAACTGCTGGCCTGTTGGCTCGTCGTGGATGCGAGAGACTTGCCGCTTTCCCCCCGGCTGACGGGACCGCCCGGCATCGGCAAGACCACGCTCGCCATGAGCGCGGCCAAAGAACGCAAGCAGCAGGTCTACGTGTACCAGTGTACGGCCGATACGAGGCCGGAGGACCTGTTGGTGACCCCGGTCCTGGCGGAATCGGGCGCGATCGCCTACCACGCCTCTCCGCTCGTGACGGCCATGCTCACCGGCTCGGTCTGCGTGTTGGACGAAGGCAACCGGATGAATGAAAAGAGCTGGGCCTCGCTTGCGCCTCTGCTCGACCATCGACGCTGCGTCGAGTCGATCGTCGCAGGGATCCTGATCCCGGCGCACGACGACTTCCGCTGTTGCGTGACGATGAACGAGGACGCGTCCACCTATGAGGTGCCCGACTATATCCTCTCCCGCCTGCAGCCGACGTTGCGCCTGGGATTTCCTCGACGCGACGATGAGCTGGCCATTCTCCGGTATCACCTGCCGTTCGCGCCGGCCGAACTGCTCGCCATGACCGTGGATTTCCTGCAGCAGGCCCACCAGTTGAATCTGGACTATTCGGTCCGGGACGGCATTCACCTGTTGCAATACGCGATCAAGCGTTTGGCGCAGGACCCGGGCCATCCCCTGTCCAAGGACGAAGCCTGGAGCGAGGCCCTCGTGATGGTATTGGGAGAGGAAGCCCGAGACCTGGAAGGGCAGGCCAAACGGCGGCACCGTGCGCTCGGAGCGCAACCGCTGCCCCGTGGCATGGGAGACTTCTTCTTCGAGAGCGACGACCCCCTGCATCCAGACCGATAA
- a CDS encoding LysM peptidoglycan-binding domain-containing protein codes for MTAIKIGCALMVAGLCLATTGCVFKETYEAEKARSLNFQRLLAQEEKRTAELDSEVKRVKRDAADYEARNRELSAQVQAVREQLARSQEEADSLREAMALQEKAQMQMKRITPPAPSKTKPSELLPPLQESIAKAPEVPDPLMGDSTPVPLDRRTVQHVVKPGDTIFRLSRKYGTSVAKIREWNRLQDDIIEVGQKLIVGME; via the coding sequence ATGACAGCAATCAAGATCGGATGCGCCCTGATGGTGGCTGGTCTGTGTCTGGCGACCACCGGTTGCGTGTTCAAGGAAACCTACGAGGCGGAGAAGGCGCGCAGCCTGAATTTTCAGCGGTTGCTGGCCCAGGAGGAAAAGCGGACGGCCGAGCTCGACAGCGAGGTCAAGCGGGTCAAACGGGATGCGGCCGATTACGAGGCTCGCAACCGAGAGCTGAGCGCCCAGGTGCAGGCGGTCCGCGAACAGTTGGCCCGGAGTCAGGAAGAGGCGGATTCCCTGCGGGAGGCGATGGCCTTGCAGGAAAAAGCGCAAATGCAAATGAAGCGGATCACGCCACCGGCGCCGAGCAAGACCAAGCCATCCGAGCTGCTGCCTCCCTTGCAGGAATCCATCGCCAAGGCTCCGGAGGTGCCGGACCCCTTGATGGGCGACAGCACGCCGGTCCCTTTGGACCGCAGAACAGTTCAGCACGTAGTCAAGCCCGGCGACACGATATTCCGCCTGAGCCGCAAATACGGGACCTCGGTCGCCAAGATCCGCGAATGGAACCGGCTTCAGGACGACATCATTGAAGTCGGCCAGAAACTCATCGTCGGCATGGAATAG
- the trpE gene encoding anthranilate synthase component I: protein MRTVPYSLSLDEFRTLARQGNLIPLYREILADYETPVSAFAKIDHGPSAYLLESVEGGEHWGRYSFLGSGSPVTIVQDRDDLIIRQGKQMRRIPAKGDPLARLREHMAGYHPVTVSGLPRFVGGAVGYIGYDTVRCFEDIGFRRKEGIGVPDFAFLITDTLVIFDRVTQTIKVVANAHVDSAKEPAVRAAYKDATDRIEQIIARLRRPLKRERPKSRRTPITFTPNMSRADFEKMVVRTKDYITAGDIVQAVVSQRWETNLQTKPSELYRALRAINPSPYMYYLRIGGVQLVGSSPEILVRCEDGHIAVRPIAGTRRRGKSSEEDRELERELLRDEKERAEHVMLVDLGRNDVGRVAVQGSVTVESLMQVERYSHVMHIVSHVRGQLQDGKDAYDVFRACFPAGTVSGAPKIRAMQIIEELEPTRRGPYAGAVGYFSFGGNMDMCINIRTVVLKGHQAYIQAGAGIVADSQPEHEYQETCNKARAMMKAIEMAERGLE from the coding sequence ATGCGGACCGTTCCCTATTCGCTCAGTCTCGACGAATTCCGGACCTTGGCGCGTCAGGGCAACCTGATTCCCCTCTACCGGGAGATTCTCGCCGATTACGAGACTCCCGTCTCGGCCTTTGCCAAGATCGACCATGGTCCGTCCGCCTATCTGCTGGAGAGCGTGGAGGGAGGCGAGCATTGGGGGCGCTATTCGTTTCTCGGGTCAGGCTCGCCCGTCACCATCGTCCAGGATCGCGATGACCTGATCATACGGCAGGGCAAACAGATGCGCCGCATTCCGGCCAAGGGAGATCCGCTCGCCAGGTTGCGGGAACACATGGCCGGCTATCATCCCGTGACCGTGTCAGGGTTGCCCCGGTTCGTGGGGGGCGCCGTGGGCTATATCGGCTACGACACCGTCCGTTGCTTCGAAGACATCGGGTTCAGGCGCAAGGAAGGCATCGGGGTTCCCGACTTCGCCTTTCTGATCACGGACACCCTGGTCATCTTCGACCGGGTCACCCAGACGATTAAGGTGGTGGCGAACGCTCACGTGGATTCGGCCAAGGAACCGGCCGTGCGGGCCGCCTACAAGGACGCGACCGATCGAATCGAGCAGATCATCGCGCGGCTCCGGCGTCCGCTGAAGCGGGAGCGCCCCAAATCCCGCCGCACCCCGATCACGTTCACGCCCAACATGAGCCGGGCCGACTTTGAGAAAATGGTGGTCCGCACCAAGGACTACATTACGGCCGGCGACATCGTGCAGGCCGTCGTGTCGCAACGGTGGGAAACCAATCTGCAGACCAAGCCCTCCGAGCTGTACCGCGCGCTGCGCGCGATCAATCCCTCGCCCTACATGTACTATCTGCGCATCGGCGGGGTGCAGTTGGTCGGTTCATCGCCGGAAATCCTGGTGCGCTGCGAAGACGGACACATCGCCGTCCGGCCCATTGCCGGAACGAGGCGCAGGGGCAAGTCCTCGGAGGAGGACCGCGAGCTTGAGCGGGAGCTGCTGCGGGACGAAAAGGAGCGGGCCGAGCATGTCATGCTCGTGGACCTTGGCCGGAACGATGTCGGGCGTGTCGCGGTCCAAGGCTCGGTGACCGTGGAATCGCTGATGCAGGTGGAACGGTACTCCCACGTCATGCATATCGTGTCGCACGTGCGGGGGCAGCTTCAGGACGGAAAGGACGCCTACGATGTCTTCCGCGCCTGCTTCCCGGCCGGAACCGTGTCCGGCGCGCCCAAGATCCGGGCCATGCAGATCATTGAGGAACTCGAGCCGACCAGGCGCGGCCCCTATGCCGGGGCCGTCGGCTATTTCAGCTTCGGCGGGAACATGGACATGTGCATCAACATCCGCACCGTGGTGCTGAAAGGCCACCAGGCCTATATCCAGGCCGGGGCGGGCATCGTAGCCGACTCGCAGCCGGAGCACGAGTATCAGGAAACCTGCAACAAGGCGCGGGCCATGATGAAGGCGATCGAGATGGCGGAGCGGGGACTGGAATAA
- a CDS encoding anthranilate synthase component II, translated as MLLMIDNYDSFTYNLVQYFGELGEEVQVYRNDKITVDEIEKLKPTRIVISPGPCTPKEAGVSVETIRRFSGKVPLLGVCLGHQSLAVAYGGEVIRAPRLMHGKTSMVQHDGKTIYRGLPNPFEATRYHSLIVNRANLPACFEITAETDEGEIMGMRHKTLGVEGVQFHPESILTTSGKDLLRNFLKL; from the coding sequence ATGTTGCTCATGATCGACAACTACGATTCCTTCACCTATAACCTCGTGCAGTACTTCGGCGAGCTGGGCGAGGAGGTCCAGGTCTATCGGAACGACAAGATCACGGTGGACGAGATCGAGAAGCTCAAGCCCACGCGGATCGTCATTTCGCCCGGTCCTTGCACGCCGAAGGAGGCGGGCGTGTCGGTCGAAACCATCCGCCGGTTCTCCGGCAAGGTGCCGCTGCTGGGCGTCTGTCTGGGCCATCAATCCTTGGCGGTCGCGTATGGAGGCGAGGTCATCCGAGCCCCGCGGCTGATGCATGGCAAGACGTCGATGGTGCAGCATGACGGAAAGACGATTTACCGCGGCCTTCCCAATCCATTTGAAGCCACCCGTTATCATTCCCTTATCGTGAATCGGGCCAACCTGCCGGCTTGTTTTGAAATCACCGCCGAAACCGACGAGGGAGAAATCATGGGGATGCGGCATAAGACGCTGGGGGTCGAGGGAGTGCAGTTTCATCCGGAATCGATCCTCACGACCTCCGGCAAGGACCTCCTACGCAATTTTCTGAAATTGTAA
- the trpD gene encoding anthranilate phosphoribosyltransferase, giving the protein MIKEAIAKLADRGDLSEKETEEVMLEIMEGQATPAQVSAFLMGLRVKGETMEEIAGAVRAMRAKATRIRVGAKWVLDTCGTGGDRSHTFNISTTAAFVAAGAGLTVAKHGNRSMSSRCGSADVLTALGIKIDLPPERVSDCIDEVGIGFLFAPLYHGAMKHCAGPRQELGIRTLLNILGPLTNPAGAALQVVGVFDARLTDMLCRVLVHLGAQHCFVVHGMDGLDEITLTDRTRVAEGKQGIVSSYFIEPKDFALARVPLKELVGGVAEDNAQIIRDILQGRRGPKRDVVCLNAAPAFVAGGLAKTLHDGYQQAGKVIDSGAAAEKLEKLIQFTNNK; this is encoded by the coding sequence ATGATCAAAGAAGCCATCGCAAAGCTCGCGGACCGTGGCGACCTCTCGGAAAAGGAAACGGAGGAAGTCATGCTGGAGATCATGGAGGGGCAGGCGACCCCGGCCCAGGTCTCGGCATTTCTGATGGGGCTCCGCGTCAAGGGCGAAACGATGGAGGAGATCGCCGGGGCGGTGCGCGCGATGAGGGCCAAGGCCACGCGGATCCGGGTCGGGGCCAAATGGGTGCTGGATACCTGCGGCACGGGGGGCGACCGTTCGCATACATTCAATATCTCCACCACGGCCGCCTTCGTGGCGGCCGGAGCCGGACTCACTGTGGCCAAGCACGGCAACCGCTCGATGTCGTCTCGATGTGGCAGTGCGGATGTGCTGACGGCGCTGGGCATCAAGATCGATCTTCCTCCGGAACGAGTCTCCGATTGCATCGATGAGGTGGGTATCGGTTTCCTGTTCGCGCCCCTCTACCACGGAGCCATGAAACATTGCGCCGGGCCGCGGCAGGAGTTGGGCATCAGGACGTTGTTGAATATCCTGGGCCCTCTGACGAATCCCGCCGGTGCGGCGCTTCAGGTCGTCGGGGTGTTCGACGCACGGCTTACGGACATGCTCTGTCGCGTGCTGGTGCATCTCGGCGCGCAACATTGCTTCGTCGTCCACGGCATGGACGGGCTGGACGAAATCACCCTGACGGACCGGACCAGGGTGGCCGAAGGCAAACAGGGCATCGTGTCGAGTTATTTCATCGAGCCGAAGGATTTTGCGTTGGCCCGAGTGCCGCTCAAGGAATTGGTCGGCGGGGTGGCCGAGGACAACGCACAGATCATTCGTGACATTCTGCAAGGGAGGCGCGGCCCCAAGCGCGATGTGGTCTGTCTGAATGCGGCGCCGGCCTTCGTCGCGGGAGGGCTCGCCAAGACGCTCCACGACGGGTACCAGCAGGCGGGCAAAGTCATCGACAGCGGCGCGGCCGCGGAAAAGCTGGAAAAGCTGATCCAGTTCACAAACAACAAATAG
- the trpC gene encoding indole-3-glycerol phosphate synthase TrpC: MILDRILEHKRAELRHKQSRGYLSELKARIRDAAPPLGFADTLDARKTAASPALIAEVKKASPSLGLLRPEFEQQFEPVTIADAYRRHGAAALSVLTDKEFFQGSLDYLRSVKEKVGLPTLNKEFMVGDVQFYEARAYGADAVLLIVAALDRRQLIDFHALASELSLDVLFETHHERELDTVLEWVPEARLIGINNRDLRTFSTDLAVTFRLAKRVPPGKLIVSESGIHKRDDVLRLVETGVHAMLVGESLIRADDTGAKVKELLGVDGPPQET, from the coding sequence ATGATCCTCGATCGAATTCTGGAACACAAGCGGGCGGAGCTTCGGCACAAGCAAAGCCGGGGCTACCTGTCTGAGCTGAAGGCGCGCATTCGCGACGCCGCCCCCCCGTTGGGCTTTGCCGATACGCTGGACGCCAGAAAGACCGCCGCAAGTCCGGCATTGATTGCGGAGGTGAAGAAGGCCTCGCCGAGCCTGGGTCTGCTGCGACCTGAGTTCGAGCAACAGTTTGAGCCGGTCACCATCGCCGATGCCTACCGGCGCCACGGAGCCGCCGCGCTCTCCGTCTTGACCGACAAGGAGTTTTTTCAAGGCAGCTTGGACTATCTCCGGTCCGTCAAGGAGAAGGTTGGGCTGCCGACGCTGAACAAGGAGTTCATGGTGGGCGACGTGCAGTTTTACGAGGCGCGCGCCTACGGGGCGGATGCGGTGCTCCTGATCGTCGCCGCCCTCGACCGGCGGCAACTTATTGACTTTCACGCGCTGGCCAGCGAACTGAGTTTGGATGTCCTGTTCGAAACCCATCATGAGCGGGAGTTGGATACGGTGTTGGAATGGGTTCCGGAAGCCAGGCTGATCGGGATCAACAACCGGGACCTGCGGACCTTTTCAACCGACCTGGCCGTGACCTTCCGCTTGGCGAAGCGGGTGCCCCCCGGCAAGCTGATCGTCAGCGAGAGCGGCATCCACAAGCGCGACGACGTGCTGCGCCTGGTTGAAACCGGGGTGCATGCGATGCTCGTGGGGGAGTCCTTGATTCGGGCGGACGATACAGGCGCCAAGGTGAAGGAGCTGTTGGGGGTGGACGGACCTCCGCAGGAAACCTGA
- a CDS encoding phosphoribosylanthranilate isomerase, which translates to MERTKVKICGLTNLDDALAAAEAGADAVGFVLYRKSPRYVELGTVRAIVRALPPLVLPVGVFVNENVETVRDTIDACGLALAQLHGDESSSYCELLGRPVLKALRAKDRISALAVAEYQGRAGVRGFVLDACSSQAYGGTGLLADWNLAAALAKTCPILLAGGLTPENVADAIRTVRPYGVDVSSGVETSPGKKDHGRLRAFVQAVRLVSV; encoded by the coding sequence ATGGAACGGACGAAGGTTAAAATCTGCGGGCTGACCAATCTGGACGACGCGCTGGCCGCCGCGGAGGCCGGGGCCGACGCGGTCGGCTTCGTGCTGTACCGGAAGAGTCCTCGCTACGTCGAGTTGGGCACCGTCCGCGCGATTGTACGGGCCTTGCCTCCTCTTGTCCTGCCGGTCGGCGTGTTCGTCAATGAAAACGTGGAGACGGTGCGTGACACAATAGATGCCTGCGGGCTGGCTTTGGCTCAACTGCACGGCGACGAATCGAGTTCCTACTGCGAGCTGCTGGGCCGGCCGGTCTTGAAGGCGCTCCGCGCGAAGGATCGGATTTCCGCCCTGGCCGTTGCAGAGTACCAGGGACGGGCCGGGGTGCGGGGGTTCGTGCTCGATGCCTGTTCGAGTCAAGCTTATGGCGGAACCGGTCTCCTCGCCGATTGGAATCTGGCGGCGGCGCTCGCCAAGACCTGCCCGATCCTGCTGGCGGGGGGCTTGACGCCGGAGAATGTGGCGGATGCGATCAGGACGGTCCGGCCTTACGGCGTCGATGTCAGCAGCGGGGTCGAAACATCGCCGGGCAAGAAGGACCACGGACGCCTCCGCGCCTTCGTGCAGGCCGTGCGGCTTGTTTCCGTCTAA
- the trpB gene encoding tryptophan synthase subunit beta, giving the protein MPTLPDPRGRFGPYGGRYVPETLMPALLELEAEYERAKRDRRFQAEFQQYLKEYVGRPTPLYFAGRLTRKLGGAKIYLKREDLCHTGAHKINNAIGQGLLARRMKKPRVIAETGAGQHGVATATVAAMFGLQCEIYMGTEDMQRQALNVFRMRLLGATVTGVDTGSRTLKDAISEAMRDWTTNVRTTHYILGSVLGAHPYPMMIRDFQAVIGREARKQILAVEKRLPDYLIACVGGGSNSIGLFHPFLGDRRVKMIGVEAGGEGLSSGKHAARFSGGKPGVLQGTMTYLLQDDNGQINLTHSVSAGLDYAAVGPEHAFYHDAQRIQYTSATDEEALAAFDLLAREEGIVPALESAHALAETVKVAPKLKKSQIVVVNLSGRGDKDVQQVARLRGVTL; this is encoded by the coding sequence ATGCCTACGTTGCCTGATCCACGCGGCCGATTCGGACCTTACGGTGGACGGTACGTGCCTGAAACCCTGATGCCGGCCTTGCTGGAACTCGAGGCCGAGTATGAACGGGCCAAGCGCGACCGGCGCTTTCAAGCCGAGTTCCAACAGTATCTTAAGGAGTACGTCGGCCGTCCGACGCCGTTGTACTTCGCCGGCCGGCTCACCAGGAAATTGGGCGGGGCCAAGATCTACCTGAAGCGGGAGGACCTCTGCCACACGGGCGCTCACAAGATCAACAACGCGATCGGCCAGGGGCTGCTGGCCAGGCGCATGAAGAAGCCTCGGGTCATTGCCGAGACAGGAGCCGGCCAGCATGGGGTCGCGACTGCGACCGTCGCAGCCATGTTCGGGCTCCAATGTGAAATCTACATGGGCACGGAAGACATGCAGCGGCAGGCGCTCAACGTTTTTCGGATGCGCCTCCTCGGGGCCACGGTTACCGGCGTGGACACAGGCAGCCGAACGCTCAAGGACGCGATCAGCGAAGCCATGCGGGATTGGACCACCAACGTCCGGACGACCCACTACATCCTCGGGTCTGTTCTCGGCGCCCATCCCTATCCGATGATGATCCGTGATTTTCAGGCGGTGATCGGCCGGGAGGCGAGGAAGCAGATTCTGGCCGTGGAAAAACGCCTGCCGGACTATTTGATCGCCTGCGTGGGGGGTGGGAGCAATTCGATTGGCCTGTTCCATCCCTTTCTCGGCGACCGGCGCGTCAAGATGATCGGGGTGGAGGCCGGAGGAGAAGGGCTGTCCAGCGGCAAACATGCGGCGCGGTTTTCAGGCGGCAAGCCGGGCGTCCTGCAAGGGACCATGACCTATCTGCTCCAGGATGACAACGGACAGATTAACCTGACCCATTCGGTTTCCGCCGGGTTGGACTATGCGGCCGTGGGGCCGGAACATGCGTTTTATCATGACGCGCAGCGCATCCAGTACACGTCGGCAACGGATGAGGAGGCCTTGGCCGCGTTCGATCTGCTGGCCCGCGAAGAAGGCATCGTGCCGGCGCTGGAAAGCGCCCATGCCCTCGCCGAGACTGTGAAGGTGGCGCCGAAGCTCAAGAAGAGCCAGATCGTGGTCGTGAACCTGTCTGGCCGGGGCGACAAGGACGTGCAGCAAGTGGCACGGTTGCGAGGGGTAACGCTGTGA
- the trpA gene encoding tryptophan synthase subunit alpha: MNRLDATFQRLKGKGEKALIAYIMAGDPSLQDTEQLVLGLERSGADVIELGVPFSDPIADGPVIQQAAERALRSGTSLRRILTMVAGLRRQTQIPLVLMTYYNTIHAYGEQGFCRDAAQAGVDGLIVPDMPMEESGPLKDRAEEAGLDLIFLLAPTSTPARRAAVAKASKGFIYYVSLTGITGAKLTDLGNVEDNVKRIRKVTRVPISVGFGVATPEDAARIAAVADGVIVGSAIIKQIAAHQQDPSLVTTVGTFVSSLKQAMLNPAAVG, translated from the coding sequence ATGAATCGGCTCGACGCGACATTTCAGCGGCTCAAGGGCAAAGGCGAGAAGGCGCTCATCGCCTATATCATGGCGGGAGATCCGTCCCTTCAGGATACCGAACAGCTCGTGTTGGGGTTGGAGCGGTCCGGCGCGGACGTCATCGAGCTCGGGGTGCCCTTTTCCGATCCTATTGCAGATGGGCCGGTCATTCAACAGGCGGCCGAGCGTGCGCTGCGGAGCGGGACGTCGTTACGGCGTATTCTGACGATGGTCGCCGGGTTGCGTCGTCAGACACAAATTCCGCTCGTCCTGATGACCTACTACAACACGATCCATGCCTACGGCGAGCAGGGCTTTTGCCGGGATGCGGCTCAGGCAGGGGTGGACGGACTGATCGTTCCGGATATGCCGATGGAGGAATCAGGACCGTTGAAAGACCGGGCCGAGGAGGCAGGGCTCGACTTGATCTTCTTATTGGCTCCGACCAGCACTCCCGCGAGACGGGCGGCGGTGGCCAAGGCCTCCAAGGGCTTCATCTACTATGTCTCGCTGACCGGCATCACCGGCGCCAAGCTGACCGATCTGGGCAACGTCGAAGACAATGTGAAACGGATTCGCAAGGTGACCCGCGTGCCGATCTCGGTCGGGTTCGGCGTGGCCACTCCCGAGGATGCGGCGCGCATTGCGGCGGTGGCCGACGGGGTCATTGTCGGAAGCGCGATCATCAAGCAGATTGCCGCGCATCAACAGGATCCCTCCCTCGTGACAACGGTCGGAACCTTCGTCTCCTCCCTCAAGCAGGCGATGCTGAACCCAGCGGCCGTCGGCTGA
- a CDS encoding vanadium-dependent haloperoxidase → MQDPILFWNEVALEANRLDHTGAMEAEHQRGPTLSSRALAIVHLAMHDAFFSVAGVAAIPGPGPSPKNLYLLSPPAWSGGNSPVHRSAAVGGAASTALCTLYSGMRARIEEKLAEISANNGTDDAAFSFGRRVALAMLDTRKDDEKVIPKDADHVSSPGQLRHRVDPCNTTQGYLGVGYGKTPGFAVTTWQPLDPPPAKTDPRYKDDYKEVYERGGAPELNTTARSPEQTAIGLYWAYDGANKIGTPPRLYNQIVREVVKAKGNTTEQNARLFALINCAMGDAGIHAWHWKYCFDLWRPVVGIREDDKATGPAATPDKKITPPCDPFWKPLGAPRSNELKSGFTPPFPAYPSGHATFGAATFEMVRLFYGHTDRKTEDTIGFTLVSDELNGITTEKDGSVRTRHARHYDSMAEAMYDNSVSRIYLGVHWRFDGTSGESVRKMLQASDNIGGVPLGRAIAKNIIDTGMRQQASPPTPPTSTCI, encoded by the coding sequence ATGCAAGACCCCATACTGTTCTGGAACGAAGTCGCTCTGGAAGCCAATCGACTTGACCATACTGGCGCCATGGAAGCCGAACATCAGCGCGGGCCGACCCTGAGTTCCCGTGCACTCGCAATTGTCCACTTGGCGATGCACGACGCCTTCTTTAGCGTAGCCGGTGTTGCGGCTATCCCAGGTCCTGGCCCGTCACCTAAAAATCTGTATCTGCTTTCTCCGCCCGCTTGGTCTGGAGGAAACTCCCCGGTCCATCGGAGTGCTGCCGTGGGCGGCGCCGCGTCGACAGCGCTCTGTACCCTCTACTCAGGTATGCGGGCACGGATAGAGGAAAAACTCGCTGAGATCAGCGCGAACAATGGCACAGACGACGCGGCCTTCAGCTTTGGGCGACGTGTCGCACTTGCAATGCTTGACACTCGAAAGGATGATGAGAAGGTCATACCGAAAGACGCGGATCATGTCTCGTCCCCCGGTCAACTCCGCCATCGAGTAGACCCTTGCAACACGACCCAAGGCTATCTGGGAGTTGGCTATGGCAAAACCCCTGGCTTCGCGGTTACGACCTGGCAACCACTCGATCCTCCGCCCGCGAAGACCGACCCCAGGTATAAGGACGATTACAAAGAAGTGTATGAACGGGGTGGCGCGCCGGAACTCAATACAACGGCACGCAGCCCCGAGCAAACGGCCATTGGCCTCTATTGGGCTTATGATGGCGCGAATAAGATTGGAACTCCTCCCCGCCTCTACAATCAAATCGTCCGGGAGGTGGTCAAAGCAAAGGGCAATACCACCGAACAAAACGCGCGGCTCTTTGCACTGATCAATTGCGCCATGGGTGACGCAGGCATTCACGCTTGGCACTGGAAATACTGCTTCGATCTCTGGCGTCCTGTCGTCGGTATCCGTGAAGACGATAAAGCCACCGGACCAGCCGCGACACCGGATAAGAAAATCACGCCGCCGTGCGATCCATTTTGGAAGCCGCTTGGCGCCCCGCGTTCCAATGAATTGAAATCGGGCTTTACGCCGCCTTTTCCAGCTTACCCAAGCGGACACGCCACGTTCGGCGCAGCCACGTTTGAGATGGTGCGATTGTTCTACGGGCACACCGACCGGAAAACCGAAGATACTATCGGGTTTACGCTCGTCTCCGACGAACTCAATGGTATCACCACGGAGAAGGATGGATCTGTCCGTACACGTCACGCACGCCACTATGACAGCATGGCGGAAGCGATGTATGACAATTCCGTCAGTCGCATCTACCTGGGGGTACATTGGCGGTTTGACGGGACCAGTGGAGAAAGCGTGCGCAAAATGCTCCAAGCCTCCGATAACATCGGTGGGGTGCCACTCGGTCGGGCGATAGCCAAGAACATCATCGACACCGGCATGAGGCAACAGGCTAGCCCCCCGACCCCGCCCACGAGTACCTGCATATAG
- a CDS encoding ABC transporter ATP-binding protein, translated as MPHNGAFVIKVVNLTKSFPMNGRELVILRGINLEIARGEFIAIVGASGAGKSTLMHILGTLDRPTQGTVYFEGQDLFRLPEQEQAEFRNRKIGFVFQFHHLLPEFTALENACMPALIQHRPREQAEAEATGLLQEVGLGERLHHKSGELSGGEQQRVAIARALIQRPELVLADEPTGNLDTHTGDDVFGLMRTLNRSRGTTFIIVTHNEKLSAQADRILRMEDGLIV; from the coding sequence ATGCCGCATAACGGTGCCTTCGTGATCAAGGTCGTCAACCTCACCAAATCCTTTCCCATGAACGGCCGGGAGCTGGTGATCCTCCGCGGCATCAACCTGGAAATCGCGCGGGGGGAGTTCATCGCCATCGTCGGGGCCTCAGGAGCCGGCAAGAGCACGCTCATGCACATCCTCGGCACCTTGGACCGGCCGACGCAGGGAACCGTGTATTTTGAAGGGCAGGATCTCTTTCGCTTGCCCGAGCAGGAGCAGGCCGAGTTTCGGAACCGCAAGATCGGGTTTGTCTTCCAGTTTCACCACCTGCTGCCCGAGTTCACGGCGCTGGAGAACGCCTGCATGCCGGCCTTGATCCAGCACCGGCCGAGGGAACAGGCGGAAGCCGAAGCCACCGGCCTGCTCCAAGAGGTCGGATTGGGCGAGCGCCTCCACCACAAGTCCGGCGAGCTGTCAGGCGGCGAACAGCAGCGGGTTGCGATCGCCCGAGCCCTGATCCAGCGGCCGGAACTCGTGCTGGCCGACGAGCCGACGGGCAACCTTGATACCCATACCGGCGACGACGTCTTCGGTTTGATGCGCACGCTCAATCGCAGCCGCGGCACCACTTTCATTATCGTCACCCACAACGAAAAGCTCTCCGCCCAGGCAGACCGCATCCTGCGCATGGAAGACGGCCTGATCGTCTGA